One Brassica napus cultivar Da-Ae chromosome A1, Da-Ae, whole genome shotgun sequence genomic region harbors:
- the LOC106454026 gene encoding serine/threonine-protein kinase STY13: MEPPTNETEATPENNLRSRGGGAAVGNNSKKDMIFRADKIDLKNLDIQLEKHLSRVWSRNIEKNPKPKEEWEIDLAKLEMRNVIARGAYGIVYKGIYDGQDVAVKVLDWGEDGYATAAETSALRASFRQEVAVWHKLDHPNVTKFVGASMGTTNLKIPSSAENENSLPQRACCVVVEYLPGGTLKQFLFRNRRRKLAFKVVVQLALDLSRGLSYLHSERIVHRDVKTENMLLDYQRNLKIADFGVARVEAQNPKDMTGETGTLGYMAPEVLDGKPYNRRCDVYSFGICLWEIYCCDMPYPDLSFADVSSAVVRQNLRPDIPRCCPTSLSSIMKKCWEANPEKRPEMEEVVKMLEGVDTSKGGGMIPEDQRPGCFCFVSGRGP; the protein is encoded by the exons atggaaccaCCAACAAATGAGACAGAAGCTACACCGGAAAACAACCTCAGAAGCAGAGGAGGAGGAGCTGCTGTTGGGAACAACAGCAAGAAAGACATGATTTTCCGAGCCGACAAGATCGATCTGAAGAATCTAGACATTCAGCTGGAGAAACATCTGAGTAGGGTTTGGTCAAGAAACATCGAGAAGAACCCAAAGCCCAAGGAAGAGTGGGAGATCGACTTGGCTAAACTGGAGATGAGGAATGTCATTGCTCGTGGTGCATATGGTATTGTCTACAAAGGCATCTACGATGGTCAAGACGTTGCAGTGAAGGTGCTTGATTGGGGAGAAGATGGTTACGCGACTGCTGCTGAGACTTCAGCTCTACGTGCTTCATTCCGACAAGAAGTTGCGGTTTGGCACAAACTTGACCATCCCAATGTCACAAAGTTTGTTGGAGCATCGATGGGGACAACGAATCTGAAGATACCATCGTCAGCTGAGAATGAGAACTCGTTGCCTCAGAGAGCATGTTGTGTGGTTGTGGAGTATCTTCCTGGAGGAACTCTTAAACAGTTCTTGTTCCGTAACAGGAGAAGGAAACTCGCTTTTAAAGTTGTTGTTCAGCTCGCTCTTGATCTCTCCCGAGG GCTAAGTTATTTGCATTCAGAGAGAATCGTTCATCGCGATGTGAAAACAGAGAACATGCTATTGGATTATCAGAGGAATTTAAAGATAGCTGATTTTGGAGTGGCTAGAGTTGAAGCTCAGAATCCAAAGGACATGACTGGGGAGACTGGTACTCTTGGATACATGGCTCCAGAG GTTCTTGATGGTAAGCCATACAACAGAAGATGCGATGTATACAGCTTTGGGATATGCTTGTGGGAGATTTACTGTTGTGATATGCCTTATCCTGATCTCAGCTTTGCTGATGTTTCTTCTGCTGTTGTTCGTCAG AATCTGAGACCGGACATACCGAGATGTTGCCCAACATCATTATCAAGCATCATGAAGAAATGCTGGGAAGCGAATCCGGAGAAACGACCGGAGATGGAGGAAGTCGTGAAGATGCTTGAAGGTGTCGATACTTCCAAAGGCGGCGGAATGATCCCCGAAGATCAGAGACCTGGCTGTTTCTGTTTTGTCTCCGGTCGTGGTCCCTAA